A region from the Manihot esculenta cultivar AM560-2 chromosome 13, M.esculenta_v8, whole genome shotgun sequence genome encodes:
- the LOC110629764 gene encoding uncharacterized protein LOC110629764: MASCHIRSISLPSRSHPLTVNIEEQLCKLNASQSSSIEHKLSGLKNLFKSVDDILELSLAQRTISSERQSHSVENAINGSLELLDICDTTRDLFSQMKECLQELELSLRRRKGGDSSFTSEVDAHMVSRKKLNKAISKCLRNLKKKERNFTAATLDNNSNLENMISLLSTVQEISLVMFESILSFVSQPKVKSLPSSWLVIPKLLQSKRISCEVEIELNAVEKIDAELLILKSSNDINLSQLQKLLKGLETLESSIQKAEEELECIYRRLVKIRVSLLNIQNH; the protein is encoded by the coding sequence atggcATCTTGTCATATCCGATCAATAAGCTTACCTTCTAGATCTCATCCTCTAACAGTGAACATTGAGGAGCAGTTGTGCAAGTTAAACGCATCGCAATCCTCATCAATAGAGCACAAATTGAGTGGCCTAAAGAATTTGTTCAAGTCTGTTGATGATATTCTTGAACTGTCACTTGCCCAACGGACAATCTCCAGTGAGAGGCAAAGCCATTCCGTGGAAAATGCAATAAATGGATCTCTAGAGCTATTGGATATATGTGATACAACAAGAGATTTATTTTCACAGATGAAGGAATGTTTGCAAGAACTTGAACTATCTCTGCGCAGAAGAAAAGGCGGAGACTCTAGCTTCACAAGTGAAGTTGATGCACACATGGTCTCTAGAAAGAAGTTGAACAAAGCAATTAGCAAGTGTCTaagaaatttgaagaaaaaggagaGGAATTTCACAGCAGCAACCTTGGACAATAATTCTAATTTGGAGAACATGATCAGCTTGCTAAGTACTGTTCAAGAAATTAGTCTTGTCATGTTCGAGTCTATCTTATCCTTCGTTTCTCAGCCCAAGGTAAAATCATTGCCCTCTAGCTGGCTCGTAATCCCAAAATTGCTGCAGTCCAAGCGTATTTCATGTGAAGTGGAAATCGAATTGAATGCAGTAGAGAAAATTGATGCTGAATTGCTTATCCTGAAGTCAAGCAATGACATCAATCTTTCACAACTTCAAAAACTTCTGAAAGGATTGGAGACTTTGGAGTCGAGCATTCAAAAAGCAGAAGAGGAACTTGAATGCATCTATAGGCGTTTGGTTAAAATCAGAGTTTCCCTTCTGAACATTCAGAATCATTAA
- the LOC110629290 gene encoding uncharacterized protein LOC110629290 has protein sequence MAVFHLRSISLPSRSHPLAVNIEEQLCKLRASQSSSIGHKLSGLKNLFESVDDFLQLSFAQRTISHDRQSQSLENAMNGSLELLDICDTTRDLFSQMKECLQELELSLRRRNSSLTREVDAYMLSRKKLNKAICKCLRNLKKKERNCTTATLENNSNLENMISMLREVQKISLVAFESILSFISQPKVKSSPSGWFAIPKLLQPKRVSYEVEIEVNEAEKIDAELLHLKSSKDINISQLQNLLKELEAFESSIKEAEEELECIYRRMVKTRVSLLNILNH, from the coding sequence ATGGCAGTGTTTCATCTCCGATCAATCAGCTTACCTTCTAGATCTCATCCTCTAGCAGTAAACATTGAGGAGCAGTTATGCAAGTTGAGAGCATCACAATCCTCATCAATAGGACACAAATTGAGTGGCCTAAAGAATTTGTTCGAGTCCGTTGATGATTTTCTTCAACTTTCATTTGCCCAACGGACTATCTCCCATGACAGGCAAAGCCAGTCCTTAGAAAATGCAATGAATGGATCTCTGGAGCTATTGGATATATGTGATACAACAAGAGATTTGTTTTCACAGATGAAGGAATGTTTGCAAGAACTTGAACTATCTCTGCGCAGAAGAAACTCTAGCTTGACAAGAGAAGTTGATGCATACATGCTCTCTAGAAAGAAGTTGAACAAAGCAATTTGCAAGTGCTTaagaaatttgaagaaaaaggagaGGAATTGCACAACAGCAACCTTGGAAAATAACTCCAATTTGGAGAATATGATCAGCATGCTAAGAGAAGTTCAAAAAATTAGTCTTGTAGCGTTCGAGTCTATCTTATCTTTCATTTCTCAGCCTAAGGTAAAATCATCACCCTCTGGCTGGTTTGCAATCCCAAAATTGCTGCAGCCCAAGCGTGTTTCATATGAAGTGGAAATTGAAGTGAATGAAGCAGAGAAGATTGATGCTGAATTGCTTCACCTGAAATCAAGCAAAGACATCAATATTTCACAACTTCAGAATCTTCTCAAAGAATTGGAAGCATTTGAATCAAGCATTAAAGAGGCAGAAGAGGAGCTGGAATGCATCTATAGGCGAATGGTGAAAACCAGAGTATCCCTTCTCAACATTCTGAATCATTAG
- the LOC122721523 gene encoding uncharacterized protein LOC122721523, with product MTVLRSRCKLKTSQFSSIGQKVAGLKKLYNSVDDCLLSQQSHSHEQQSQCVEEALSVSLKLLDMCNTTKDILSQMRECFQGLESSLPKNKTRRVWLERQENNCTTTFSDNSDMVNMINILKAAEETSLAVLEPILSFISQSSANSKLSGWFLVSKIIQSKRFERTRGIGFKSSGSSGGLECIYRRLVNIRVSLLNILNQ from the exons ATGACAG TCTTGAGAAGCAGATGCAAGTTGAAGACATCACAATTCTCGTCAATTGGCCAAAAAGTGGCTGGCTTGAAAAAGTTGTACAACTCTGTTGATGATTGTCTACTCTCCCAACAATCTCATTCTCATGAGCAGCAAAGCCAATGTGTAGAGGAGGCATTGAGTGTATCTTTGAAATTGCTGGATATGTGCAACACCACAAAAGATATTTTGTCACAAATGAGGGAATGCTTTCAGGGGCTTGAATCATCTCTCCCGAAGAACAAGACGCGGAGAGTTTGGCTTGAA AGGCAGGAAAACAATTGCACAACAACTTTCAGTGACAATTCTGATATGGTGAACATGATTAACATTCTAAAAGCAGCTGAGGAAACTAGTCTTGCAGTGTTGGAGCCTATCTTATCTTTCATTTCTCAGTCCAGCGCAAACTCAAAGCTCTCAGGCTGGTTTCTGGTCTCAAAAATCATACAATCCAAGCGT TTTGAAAGGACTAGAGGCATTGGATTCAAATCTTCAGGAAGCAGTGGAGGGTTGGAGTGTATTTATAGAAGATTGGTGAACATCCGAGTTTCCCTTCTCAATATTCTGAACCAGTGA
- the LOC122721524 gene encoding uncharacterized protein LOC122721524 translates to MAACHLRSISLPSRSHPLTLSIEEQLYKLKASQSSSIGHKLSGLKKFLECVDNLLQLPHAQRTLSHEAKPVCRNALNESLELLDLCDFTREFFSRMKESVQELELSLRRRKGRVCGLTDEVDAYMVSRKKLNKAICKCLRNLKKKERNCTTAVFDSNTDLTNSINSVQEISLVPKRVSCEVEIEVNEAEKIDDELLSLKSSKDISLSQLQNLLKELEAFESSIKEAEEELECIYRRLVKPRVSLLNILNH, encoded by the exons ATGGCTGCTTGTCATCTCCGTTCAATCAGTTTACCATCCAGATCTCATCCTCTAACCCTTAGTATTGAGGAGCAGCTATACAAGTTGAAGGCATCACAGTCTTCGTCAATAGGCCACAAATTGAGTGGTTTAAAGAAATTTTTAGAGTGTGTCGATAATTTGCTTCAACTGCCACATGCCCAACGGACTCTCTCCCATGAGGCAAAGCCAGTGTGCAGAAATGCATTGAACGAATCTCTAGAGCTGTTGGATCTGTGCGATTTCACAAGAGAATTTTTCTCACGGATGAAAGAAAGTGTTCAGGAGCTTGAATTATCTCTCCGTAGAAGGAAAGGCAGAGTCTGTGGCTTGACAGACGAAGTTGATGCATATATGGTTTCTAGAAAAAAGCTGAACAAAGCAATTTGTAAATGTCTgagaaatttgaagaaaaaggagaGGAATTGTACAACAGCAGTTTTCGACAGTAACACCGATCTGACGAACTCGATTAACAGTGTTCAAGAAATTagtcttgtg CCCAAGCGTGTTTCATGTGAAGTGGAAATTGAAGTGAATGAAGCAGAGAAAATCGATGATGAATTGCTTAGCCTGAAATCAAGCAAAGACATCAGTCTTTCACAACTTCAGAATCTTCTCAAAGAATTGGAAGCATTTGAATCAAGcatcaaagaggcagaagaggaGCTGGAATGCATCTATAGGCGATTGGTGAAACCCAGAGTTTCCCTTCTCAATATTCTGAATCATTAA
- the LOC122721522 gene encoding uncharacterized protein LOC122721522, with the protein MAACHLRSNSLPSTSHPLTVSIEKQIYKLKASHSPSIAHKLSGIKNLFECVDDLLQLPHAQQTLSHEMQRQCVENALNGSLELLELCDSTRDFVSQMKECVQELELSLRRRKGRDSGLTGEVDAYMVSRKRLNKAICKYLKDLKKRRGIAQQQFWIPMAKSKPSGWSVISKLLQTKRVPCKVEIEVNEVEKIDGELLILKSSKDISLSQLENLLKELEAFESSNKEAEEELECIYRRLVKTRVSLLNILN; encoded by the exons ATGGCTGCTTGTCATCTCCGTTCAAACAGTTTGCCATCCACATCTCATCCTCTCACTGTTAGTATTGAGAAGCAGATATACAAGTTGAAGGCATCACATTCTCCATCAATAGCCCACAAATTGAGTGGTATAAAGAATTTGTTCGAGTGTGTTGATGATTTGCTTCAACTGCCACATGCCCAACAGACTCTCTCCCATGAGATGCAAAGGCAGTGTGTAGAAAATGCATTGAATGGATCTCTGGAGTTATTGGAATTATGTGATTCCACAAGAGACTTTGTCTCACAGATGAAGGAATGTGTTCAAGAGCTTGAATTATCTCTCCgtagaagaaaaggaagagacTCTGGCTTGACAGGCGAAGTTGATGCATACATGGTATCTAGAAAAAGGTTGAACAAAGCAATTTGCAAATATctaaaagatttgaagaaaaggagAGGAATTGCACAACAACAGTTTTGGATA CCAATGGCAAAATCAAAGCCATCAGGCTGGTCTGTCATCTCAAAATTATTGCAAACCAAGCGTGTCCCATGTAAAGTGGAAATCGAAGTCAATGAAGTAGAGAAGATTGATGGTGAATTGCTTATCCTGAAGTCAAGCAAAGACATCAGTCTTTCACAACTTGAGAATCTTCTCAAAGAATTGGAAGCATTTGAGTCAAGCAATAAAGAGGCAGAAGAGGAACTGGAATGCATCTATAGGCGATTAGTGAAAACCAGAGTATCCCTTCTCAACATTCTGAATTAA